The proteins below are encoded in one region of Juglans microcarpa x Juglans regia isolate MS1-56 chromosome 4D, Jm3101_v1.0, whole genome shotgun sequence:
- the LOC121259360 gene encoding topless-related protein 1-like isoform X1 has translation MSSSLSRDLIFLILQFLDEEKFKGTLHKLEQESGMLFNLKYFEEMVVSGNWDEIERYLLGFTKLDDNRHSMKIFFEIRKQKYLEALDELDRSKAVDILAKDLKVFASFNEELFREMTMLLTLDNFRENEQLYNYKDSKTARAIMLIELKKLFEANPLFRDKLQFPNVRGSRLRMLINQSLNWQHSLCPNPRQNPDIRTLFVDHSCKNSNDSLAQLAASNQLIGSPTKIEGFLPLGANVPLQPTSVELQTPLTTWMSNLSTRTHSAVSGGGIDFGRVTNPAAISNGRGNSDEMYKTRFSGVSDRVMFPVTNPGQSQSVMFNSTDELPKTVARTLNQGSIPTSMDFHPIQQTLLLVGTNVGSISLWEVSSREKLVSRNFQVWNIGASSMILKATLIKDPCVLVKRIVWSPDGSLFGVAYSKHMMQLYTYQGGNDIRQHLEIDAHVGSVNDIAFCYPTKQLSVITCGDDKIIKVWDVATGAKMFNFEGHNAPVLSVCPHCKENVHFIFSTSVDGKIRAWLYDNMGYRVDYDAPGRSCTTMAYSADGKRLFSCGTNKDGESHIVEWNENEGLVKRSYLGFHKRSQGIVQFDTAKNRFLAVGDDYSVKFWDMDNVNLLTSIDAEGGLPASPRVRFNKEGTLLAVSANDNRIKILATVDGLQLMRTYDRHSLLAGSTSETVTKNGDTRNMVDVEPKLADEVSLTKIWKLTEISEPAQFRLLRLSAPVKADKISRLIYTKSGTAILALATNAIHLLWKWPRSDLNSSGKATTKVTPQLVQQSSGMTMTNDLTEAKPDEALSCFALSKNDSYVMSASGGKISLFNMMTFKIMTTFMSPPPAATYLAFHPHDNNIMAIGMEDSTILIYNVRLDKVMTNLKGHSKKITGLAFSHVLSVLVSSGADDQINVWNSDRWERQNNSFLQIPSGRASTVVSDTQVQFHLDHIHFLAVHRTQLAIYETKKLECVKQWIVKESSAPICHAIFSCDSQLIYASYLDGTVRVFGASNLQLQCQINPTAYLPFDVSSSVYPLVVAAHPQEPNQFAIGLTDGRVHVLEPLESEGKWGVPPPVDNGSPSCISIASTLAASGLVQPQS, from the exons ATGTCGTCTTCGCTTAGTAGGGACCTCATCTTCCTGATATTGCAGTTCCTCGATGAGGAAAAGTTCAAGGGTACCCTTCATAA GCTTGAGCAAGAATCAGGAATGCTCTTTAACCTCAAGTACTTTGAGGAGATGGTGGTTAGCGGGAACTGGGATGAGATAGAGAGGTACCTTTTGGGGTTCACCAAGCTGGATGATAACCGGCATTCTATGAAGATATTTTTCGAAATACGAAAGCAAAAGTACCTTGAGGCTTTGGATGA GCTGGATCGCAGCAAGGCTGTAGATATTCTCGCCAAGGATCTGAAAGTTTTTGCCTCTTTCAATGAAGAATTGTTCAGGGAAATGACTATGCTCCTTACACTAGATAATTTTag GGAAAATGAGcaactctataattataaagattCAAAAACAGCAAGAGCAATCATGTTGATTGAGCTCAAGAAGCTTTTTGAGGCAAATCCCCTTTTCCGTGATAAGTTGCAGTTCCCAAACGTTAGAGGTTCAAGATTAAGGATGCTCATTAACCAGAG CTTGAATTGGCAGCATTCACTTTGCCCAAATCCTAGACAGAATCCTGATATAAGAACCCTCTTTGTGGATCACAGTTGTAAAAATTCCAATGATTCACTTGCACAACTAGCTGCAAGCAACCAGTTGATAGGTTCCCCAACAAAAATTGAAGGTTTTCTTCCATTGGGAGCAAATGTG CCATTGCAACCCACATCAGTAGAACTTCAAACACCTCTCACCACATGGATGTCTAATCTGTCAACCCGAACTCATTCAGCAGTTTCTGGTGGTGGTATTGATTTTGGGAGGGTAACAAATCCAG CTGCAATTTCAAATGGTCGTGGGAATTCTGATGAAATGTACAAAACAAGGTTCTCTGGGGTTTCAGACAGG GTAATGTTTCCAGTAACCAATCCTGGTCAAAGTCAGAGTGTGATGTTTAACTCAACCGATGAGTTGCCCAAGACTGTAGCACGAACATTGAACCAGGGATCGATTCCCACGAGTATGGATTTTCATCCCATTCAACAGACACTTCTTCTAG TTGGAACCAATGTGGGGAGCATAAGTTTGTGGGAAGTTAGTTCCAGGGAGAAGTTGGTTTCAAGAAATTTTCAGGTATGGAATATCGGAGCAAGTTCAATGATATTAAAG GCAACTCTAATCAAAGATCCGTGTGTCTTGGTTAAGCGTATAGTATGGAGCCCTGATGGTTCTTTATTTG GAGTTGCATATTCTAAACACATGATGCAGCTATATACTTATCAAGGTGGGAATGACATCCGCCAGCATTTGGAG attgaCGCTCATGTTGGTAGTGTGAATGACATTGCCTTCTGTTATCCTACTAAGCAACTCTCTGTTATTACTTGCGGTGATGACAAGATCATCAAG GTGTGGGATGTGGCTACTGGTGCCAAGATGTTTAATTTTGAAGGTCACAACGCTCCTGTTCTTTCTGTGTGCCCTCACTGCAAAGAAAATGTTCAC TTTATCTTTTCAACATCGGTGGATGGAAAGATAAGAGCATGGCTGTATGACAATATGGGATATAGGGTTGATTATGATGCTCCAGGCCGCTCATGCACTACGATGGCTTATAGTGCTGATGGGAAAAG GCTCTTCTCTTGTGGAACCAATAAAGATGGTGAGTCGCACATTGTTGAGTGGAATGAAAATGAGGGTCTTGTAAAGAGAAGCTACCTAGGATTTCATAAACGCTCGCAGGGAATTGTTCAATTTGATACAGCAAAGAACCGGTTCTTGGCTGTTGGTGATGACTATTCAGTTAAATTTTGGGATATGGACAATGTCAATCTTCTGACAAGTATTGATGCTGAGGGTGGCCTACCA GCAAGTCCACGTGTCCGTTTCAACAAGGAGGGTACTTTATTGGCTGTTTCGGCAAATGATAACAGAATAAAAATCTTAGCAACGGTTGATGGTCTCCAGTTGATGCGAACTTATGATCGACATTCTCTTCTTGCAGGAAGTACATCTGAGACGGTAACAAAG AATGGAGACACAAGAAACATGGTGGACGTGGAACCTAAATTAGCAGATGAAGTCAGCCTAACAAAGATTTGGAAGCTCACTGAAATTAGTGAACCTGCTCAGTTTAGGTTATTGAGGCTCTCAGCTCCAGTCAAAGCAGACAAG ATCTCAAGGCTTATTTATACTAAATCAGGTACGGCGATTTTGGCATTAGCAACAAATGCGATCCATCTACTCTGGAAGTGGCCACGAAGTGACCTCAATTCAAGTGGCAAG GCAACGACCAAGGTTACTCCTCAATTAGTACAACAATCATCGGGTATGACAATGACCAATGATTTAACTGAGGCAAAACCTGATGAGGCTCTATCATGTTTTGCCTTGTCCAAGAATGATTCTTATGTCATGTCAGCATCTGGAGGAAAAATTTCTCTGTTCAACATGATGACATTTAAG ATCATGACAACATTCATGTCTCCACCACCTGCGGCAACATATCTTGCTTTTCACCCTCATGACAACAATATAATGGCCATTGGAATGGAGGACTCCACAATTCTCATATATAATGTCCGCTTAGATAAG GTTATGACCAACCTTAAGGGTCACTCTAAAAAAATAACAGGCCTTGCCTTCTCACACGTGTTAAGCGTACTTGTTTCTTCTGGAGCAGATGATCAG ATTAACGTGTGGAACTCTGATAGGTGGGAAAGACAAAATAACAGTTTCTTGCAGATTCCATCTGGGAGGGCATCCACGGTAGTTTCAGACACCCAAGTTCAATTTCACCTGGATCATATACACTTCCTTGCTGTACATAGGACTCAACTTGCCATATACGAAACAAAGAAACTTGAATGTGTGAAGCAG TGGATTGTAAAAGAATCTTCAGCGCCTATCTGCCATGCAATATTCTCTTGTGATAGCCAGTTAATTTATGCCAGCTATTTGGATGGAACTGTGCGTGTATTTGGTGCTTCAAATCTCCAGTTACAATGTCAGATTAATCCCACTGCTTATCTTCCATTTGATGTCAG TTCTTCAGTATACCCTCTTGTGGTTGCTGCACATCCACAAGAACCAAACCAGTTTGCCATAGGACTAACGGATGGAAGGGTTCATGTATTGGAGCCACTTGAATCTGAAGGCAAATGGGGTGTGCCCCCACCTGTTGACAATGGATCACCAAGTTGCATTTCTATTGCCTCTACACTAGCTGCTTCAGGTTTGGTTCAACCCCAGAGCTGA
- the LOC121259360 gene encoding topless-related protein 1-like isoform X2 has product MSSSLSRDLIFLILQFLDEEKFKGTLHKLEQESGMLFNLKYFEEMVVSGNWDEIERYLLGFTKLDDNRHSMKIFFEIRKQKYLEALDELDRSKAVDILAKDLKVFASFNEELFREMTMLLTLDNFRENEQLYNYKDSKTARAIMLIELKKLFEANPLFRDKLQFPNVRGSRLRMLINQSLNWQHSLCPNPRQNPDIRTLFVDHSCKNSNDSLAQLAASNQLIGSPTKIEGFLPLGANVPLQPTSVELQTPLTTWMSNLSTRTHSAVSGGGIDFGRVTNPAAISNGRGNSDEMYKTRFSGVSDRVMFPVTNPGQSQSVMFNSTDELPKTVARTLNQGSIPTSMDFHPIQQTLLLVGTNVGSISLWEVSSREKLVSRNFQATLIKDPCVLVKRIVWSPDGSLFGVAYSKHMMQLYTYQGGNDIRQHLEIDAHVGSVNDIAFCYPTKQLSVITCGDDKIIKVWDVATGAKMFNFEGHNAPVLSVCPHCKENVHFIFSTSVDGKIRAWLYDNMGYRVDYDAPGRSCTTMAYSADGKRLFSCGTNKDGESHIVEWNENEGLVKRSYLGFHKRSQGIVQFDTAKNRFLAVGDDYSVKFWDMDNVNLLTSIDAEGGLPASPRVRFNKEGTLLAVSANDNRIKILATVDGLQLMRTYDRHSLLAGSTSETVTKNGDTRNMVDVEPKLADEVSLTKIWKLTEISEPAQFRLLRLSAPVKADKISRLIYTKSGTAILALATNAIHLLWKWPRSDLNSSGKATTKVTPQLVQQSSGMTMTNDLTEAKPDEALSCFALSKNDSYVMSASGGKISLFNMMTFKIMTTFMSPPPAATYLAFHPHDNNIMAIGMEDSTILIYNVRLDKVMTNLKGHSKKITGLAFSHVLSVLVSSGADDQINVWNSDRWERQNNSFLQIPSGRASTVVSDTQVQFHLDHIHFLAVHRTQLAIYETKKLECVKQWIVKESSAPICHAIFSCDSQLIYASYLDGTVRVFGASNLQLQCQINPTAYLPFDVSSSVYPLVVAAHPQEPNQFAIGLTDGRVHVLEPLESEGKWGVPPPVDNGSPSCISIASTLAASGLVQPQS; this is encoded by the exons ATGTCGTCTTCGCTTAGTAGGGACCTCATCTTCCTGATATTGCAGTTCCTCGATGAGGAAAAGTTCAAGGGTACCCTTCATAA GCTTGAGCAAGAATCAGGAATGCTCTTTAACCTCAAGTACTTTGAGGAGATGGTGGTTAGCGGGAACTGGGATGAGATAGAGAGGTACCTTTTGGGGTTCACCAAGCTGGATGATAACCGGCATTCTATGAAGATATTTTTCGAAATACGAAAGCAAAAGTACCTTGAGGCTTTGGATGA GCTGGATCGCAGCAAGGCTGTAGATATTCTCGCCAAGGATCTGAAAGTTTTTGCCTCTTTCAATGAAGAATTGTTCAGGGAAATGACTATGCTCCTTACACTAGATAATTTTag GGAAAATGAGcaactctataattataaagattCAAAAACAGCAAGAGCAATCATGTTGATTGAGCTCAAGAAGCTTTTTGAGGCAAATCCCCTTTTCCGTGATAAGTTGCAGTTCCCAAACGTTAGAGGTTCAAGATTAAGGATGCTCATTAACCAGAG CTTGAATTGGCAGCATTCACTTTGCCCAAATCCTAGACAGAATCCTGATATAAGAACCCTCTTTGTGGATCACAGTTGTAAAAATTCCAATGATTCACTTGCACAACTAGCTGCAAGCAACCAGTTGATAGGTTCCCCAACAAAAATTGAAGGTTTTCTTCCATTGGGAGCAAATGTG CCATTGCAACCCACATCAGTAGAACTTCAAACACCTCTCACCACATGGATGTCTAATCTGTCAACCCGAACTCATTCAGCAGTTTCTGGTGGTGGTATTGATTTTGGGAGGGTAACAAATCCAG CTGCAATTTCAAATGGTCGTGGGAATTCTGATGAAATGTACAAAACAAGGTTCTCTGGGGTTTCAGACAGG GTAATGTTTCCAGTAACCAATCCTGGTCAAAGTCAGAGTGTGATGTTTAACTCAACCGATGAGTTGCCCAAGACTGTAGCACGAACATTGAACCAGGGATCGATTCCCACGAGTATGGATTTTCATCCCATTCAACAGACACTTCTTCTAG TTGGAACCAATGTGGGGAGCATAAGTTTGTGGGAAGTTAGTTCCAGGGAGAAGTTGGTTTCAAGAAATTTTCAG GCAACTCTAATCAAAGATCCGTGTGTCTTGGTTAAGCGTATAGTATGGAGCCCTGATGGTTCTTTATTTG GAGTTGCATATTCTAAACACATGATGCAGCTATATACTTATCAAGGTGGGAATGACATCCGCCAGCATTTGGAG attgaCGCTCATGTTGGTAGTGTGAATGACATTGCCTTCTGTTATCCTACTAAGCAACTCTCTGTTATTACTTGCGGTGATGACAAGATCATCAAG GTGTGGGATGTGGCTACTGGTGCCAAGATGTTTAATTTTGAAGGTCACAACGCTCCTGTTCTTTCTGTGTGCCCTCACTGCAAAGAAAATGTTCAC TTTATCTTTTCAACATCGGTGGATGGAAAGATAAGAGCATGGCTGTATGACAATATGGGATATAGGGTTGATTATGATGCTCCAGGCCGCTCATGCACTACGATGGCTTATAGTGCTGATGGGAAAAG GCTCTTCTCTTGTGGAACCAATAAAGATGGTGAGTCGCACATTGTTGAGTGGAATGAAAATGAGGGTCTTGTAAAGAGAAGCTACCTAGGATTTCATAAACGCTCGCAGGGAATTGTTCAATTTGATACAGCAAAGAACCGGTTCTTGGCTGTTGGTGATGACTATTCAGTTAAATTTTGGGATATGGACAATGTCAATCTTCTGACAAGTATTGATGCTGAGGGTGGCCTACCA GCAAGTCCACGTGTCCGTTTCAACAAGGAGGGTACTTTATTGGCTGTTTCGGCAAATGATAACAGAATAAAAATCTTAGCAACGGTTGATGGTCTCCAGTTGATGCGAACTTATGATCGACATTCTCTTCTTGCAGGAAGTACATCTGAGACGGTAACAAAG AATGGAGACACAAGAAACATGGTGGACGTGGAACCTAAATTAGCAGATGAAGTCAGCCTAACAAAGATTTGGAAGCTCACTGAAATTAGTGAACCTGCTCAGTTTAGGTTATTGAGGCTCTCAGCTCCAGTCAAAGCAGACAAG ATCTCAAGGCTTATTTATACTAAATCAGGTACGGCGATTTTGGCATTAGCAACAAATGCGATCCATCTACTCTGGAAGTGGCCACGAAGTGACCTCAATTCAAGTGGCAAG GCAACGACCAAGGTTACTCCTCAATTAGTACAACAATCATCGGGTATGACAATGACCAATGATTTAACTGAGGCAAAACCTGATGAGGCTCTATCATGTTTTGCCTTGTCCAAGAATGATTCTTATGTCATGTCAGCATCTGGAGGAAAAATTTCTCTGTTCAACATGATGACATTTAAG ATCATGACAACATTCATGTCTCCACCACCTGCGGCAACATATCTTGCTTTTCACCCTCATGACAACAATATAATGGCCATTGGAATGGAGGACTCCACAATTCTCATATATAATGTCCGCTTAGATAAG GTTATGACCAACCTTAAGGGTCACTCTAAAAAAATAACAGGCCTTGCCTTCTCACACGTGTTAAGCGTACTTGTTTCTTCTGGAGCAGATGATCAG ATTAACGTGTGGAACTCTGATAGGTGGGAAAGACAAAATAACAGTTTCTTGCAGATTCCATCTGGGAGGGCATCCACGGTAGTTTCAGACACCCAAGTTCAATTTCACCTGGATCATATACACTTCCTTGCTGTACATAGGACTCAACTTGCCATATACGAAACAAAGAAACTTGAATGTGTGAAGCAG TGGATTGTAAAAGAATCTTCAGCGCCTATCTGCCATGCAATATTCTCTTGTGATAGCCAGTTAATTTATGCCAGCTATTTGGATGGAACTGTGCGTGTATTTGGTGCTTCAAATCTCCAGTTACAATGTCAGATTAATCCCACTGCTTATCTTCCATTTGATGTCAG TTCTTCAGTATACCCTCTTGTGGTTGCTGCACATCCACAAGAACCAAACCAGTTTGCCATAGGACTAACGGATGGAAGGGTTCATGTATTGGAGCCACTTGAATCTGAAGGCAAATGGGGTGTGCCCCCACCTGTTGACAATGGATCACCAAGTTGCATTTCTATTGCCTCTACACTAGCTGCTTCAGGTTTGGTTCAACCCCAGAGCTGA
- the LOC121259361 gene encoding protein TOPLESS-like, with protein sequence MSTLIKELVLLILQFLEEEGFKETTRMLERESGIYFDMKYFEDMVLSGNWDEAERYLSGFTNVRDNRYSTKIYFEIRKQSFLEALDNNDRGKALGVLMKNLKAFAPGHEELFKEMTQLLTFDDIRQHESLSGYGDTKSARTVLMNELKKIIEANPIFCGKLEFPSIKSQRLRRLINQSLNWQHTHCEDRHPNPDIKTLFVDHVCQPQQDFSFAQSTESISLHSQATSCQASTTSDNWTSSASTVTQPAFLGAICYGAPTNSAKAIELLKDSDMTFTGRPFSTLDKATSTVTHPGQSHSSVFVPDDLPKIVVRTLDEESSPVSMDFHPFQENVLLVGTSTGDIGLWDLSFEEKLVSINFKVWDIGACSMKFQVALLNNSRLSVNRILWSPDGSLFGVAYSKHILQLFSYHGGHDVQQELEIEAHVGGVNDLAFAAPHMQLWVITCGDDKTTKVWDVVTGTKQFTFDGHDAPVYSICPHAKQDIHFFFSTSVDGKIKAHLYDNLGVRVDYDAPGLGCTKMAYSADDNRLFSCGTSKDGQSFLVEWNESEGTTERVYHGLGKCPLSVVQFTTTRNQFLAAGDNHMIKFWDMDNVELLTTIDADGGLPANPHICFNKEGTLLAVTANENRIKILATDYGPQMFDTLENCSGDASRVLTETFRKLAVNPTTVVASAEDADGCLNIDGNAKNMDVMQSKFTGEAFNKSKQKLFEINSASQCQSLRLPEHVKTEKISRLIYTNSGSAILALASNAIHLLWKWQQNDRNLSGKATNKVHPQLWQPKSGLQFMRNDLTGTNKEDAVPCFALSKNDSYLMSASGGMISLFNMLTFKTMMTIMSPPPAATCLAFHPQDNNIIAVGMDNSLVLIYNVRSNKVKSKLEGHSERVTGLAFSSALNVLISSGADAQVCVWNVSWEKQKGIFFQMPGGKLASPSDTHVQFHRDGNHFLAMHKTHLGIYEARELICVKQWIPGEFSAPISDATFSCDSQMVYATFVDGSVAIFDASNLELHCRINPTAYLPCNTSPDVYPIAIAAHPQKPTQFAVGLTDGGVNVFEPLEVGDNWGLLPLVDNRSATGVPVEFES encoded by the exons ATGTCTACTCTCATCAAAGAGCTTGTCCTCTTAATCTTGCAGTTTTTGGAAGAGGAAGGTTTCAAAGAAACTACTCGCAT GCTTGAGCGCGAAAGTGGAATTTACTTTgacatgaaatattttgaggACATGGTGCTTAGTGGGAATTGGGATGAAGCTGAGAGGTATCTTTCTGGTTTTACAAATGTCAGAGACAATAGGTACTCAACcaagatttattttgaaatcaGGAAGCAAAGTTTTCTCGAGGCACTTGACAA TAATGATCGTGGAAAGGCATTGGGTGTCCTCATGAAGAATTTGAAAGCTTTTGCTCCAGGTCATGAGGAGCTGTTCAAAGAAATGACTCAGCTTTTAACATTTGATGATATAAG GCAACATGAATCACTTTCCGGATATGGAGACACAAAGTCTGCAAGAACAGTGTTGATGAATGAACTCAAGAAAATTATTGAGGCAAATCCTATTTTCTGTGGCAAACTGGAGTTTCCTAGCATCAAAAGTCAGAGGTTGCGCCGTCTCATTAATCAAAG CTTGAATTGGCAGCATACACATTGTGAAGATCGTCATCCAAATCCAGATATAAAAACCCTTTTTGTGGATCATGTTTGTCAACCTCAACAGGACTTTTCATTTGCCCAGTCAACTGAGAGCATTTCACTG CATTCTCAAGCCACATCATGTCAAGCTTCAACAACTTCTGACAATTGGACTTCTAGCGCATCTACTGTAACACAACCTGCTTTTCTTGGAGCAATCTGTTATGGTGCGCCAACTAATTCAG CTAAAGCTATAGAGCTTCTGAAGGATTCTGATATGACGTTCACAGGAAGACCCTTTAGCACCTTGGATAAG gcAACGTCTACTGTCACTCATCCTGGTCAAAGTCACAGCTCAGTGTTTGTACCAGATGACTTGCCCAAGATTGTTGTTAGGACATTGGATGAGGAATCATCACCAGTGAGCATGGATTTTCATCCTTTCCAGGAGAATGTTCTGCTAG TTGGAACTTCTACTGGTGACATAGGGCTGTGGgatttaagttttgaggaaaagTTGGTTTCAATAAATTTTAAGGTCTGGGATATTGGAGCATGCTCAATGAAATTCCAG GTAGCTCTGTTAAACAATTCGCGTCTCTCTGTCAATCGTATCTTGTGGAGTCCTGATGGTTCTTTATTTG GTGTTGCTTATTCAAAGCATATTCTGCAGTTATTTTCTTATCATGGTGGACATGATGTCCAGCAGGAATTGGAg ATCGAGGCTCATGTTGGTGGCGTAAATGATCTAGCATTTGCTGCCCCTCACATGCAACTTTGGGTCATAACATGTGGAGATGACAAGACAACTAAG GTGTGGGACGTGGTTACTGGAACGAAACAGTTCACTTTTGATGGTCATGATGCTCCTGTTTATTCTATATGTCCTCACGCCAAGCAAGATATTCAT tttttcttttcaacatcTGTGGACGGTAAAATCAAGGCCCATTTATATGATAACTTGGGAGTCAGAGTTGATTATGACGCACCAGGTCTCGGGTGCACCAAAATGGCTTATAGTGCTGATGATAACAG GCTTTTTTCATGTGGGACCAGTAAAGATGGGCAGTCATTCCTTGTTGAATGGAACGAAAGTGAAGGCACTACAGAAAGAGTTTACCATGGACTTGGTAAATGCCCTTTGTCTGTTGTGCAATTCACTACAACCAGGAACCAGTTTTTGGCTGCTGGTGACAATCACATGATTAAATTTTGGGATATGGACAATGTTGAGCTTTTGACAACTATTGATGCAGATGGAGGCCTCCCA GCAAATCCACATATATGCTTCAACAAGGAGGGCACATTATTGGCTGTTACTGCAAATGAAAATAGAATCAAGATCTTGGCAACTGATTATGGTCCTCAGATGTTCGATACATTAGAAAACTGTTCTGGAGATGCCTCTCGGGTTCTCACTGAAACCTTCAGGAAG CTTGCTGTTAATCCAACTACAGTTGTTGCTAGTGCTGAAGATGCAGATGGATGTCTCAACATA GATGGGAATGCAAAAAACATGGATGTCATGCAATCTAAATTTACTGGAGAAGCCTTCAACAAATCAAAGCAGAAGCTCTTTGAAATTAACAGTGCTTCTCAGTGCCAGTCCTTGCGGCTCCCTGAGCATGTGAAGACAGAGAAA ATCTCAAGACTGATCTACACAAATTCAGGTAGTGCCATTTTGGCTTTGGCCTCAAACGCCATTCATCTACTTTGGAAATGGCAACAAAATGACCGTAATTTGAGTGGCAAG GCGACAAACAAAGTTCACCCTCAATTGTGGCAACCAAAGAGTGGCTTACAGTTCATGAGAAATGACCTAACAGGCACCAACAAAGAAGATGCTGTACCCTGTTTTGCTTTGTCCAAGAATGATTCATATCTCATGTCAGCGTCTGGAGGAATGATTTCCCTGTTCAACATGTTAACATTTAAG ACAATGATGACTATCATGTCCCCGCCACCTGCGGCGACATGTCTTGCTTTCCACCCTCAAGATAACAATATAATTGCCGTTGGGATGGACAATTCcttggttttaatttataacGTCCGCTCAAATAAG GTTAAAAGCAAACTCGAGGGTCACTCTGAAAGAGTTACTGGACTTGCATTCTCTAGTGCTTTGAATGTACTCATTTCTTCTGGTGCAGATGCTCAG GTCTGTGTGTGGAATGTGTcatgggaaaaacaaaaaggcaTATTCTTTCAGATGCCTGGTGGAAAATTAGCATCGCCATCAGACACCCATGTCCAGTTCCATCGGGATGGGAACCACTTCCTTGCCATGCACAAAACTCATCTTGGAATATATGAAGCAAGAGAATTAATCTGTGTTAAGCAG tGGATTCCAGGAGAATTTTCTGCACCCATCTCCGACGCAACTTTCTCGTGTGATAGCCAGATGGTGTACGCCACCTTTGTGGATGGAAGTGTGGCCATTTTCGATGCTTCAAATCTTGAGCTGCATTGTCGGATTAATCCTACCGCTTACCTTCCTTGTAATACAAG TCCCGATGTTTACCCGATTGCTATTGCTGCGCATCCACAAAAACCAACCCAGTTTGCCGTGGGTCTTACTGATGGCGGGGTTAACGTTTTTGAACCCCTGGAGGTTGGAGATAACTGGGGCCTGCTGCCATTGGTTGATAACAGATCAGCCACCGGCGTACCTGTGGAATTCGAGAGTTGA